The sequence below is a genomic window from Monodelphis domestica isolate mMonDom1 chromosome 2, mMonDom1.pri, whole genome shotgun sequence.
TTTACATTACCATTTTAGTGGTATGAAAATGGAAGCCTAGAGAAGTTACATGTCTTGATAAGATTAGTAGAACTAGTAAGTGAGAGAGGCAGGAcctgtatataaatgtaatataaagaCCATTCAAAGAATGACTTGAGATGTGCATTTTTTCCATAGCTAAAGattcaaaaaagaagagaactcCAAAAGAAAAGCCTACTCCGGCACCTCCAGTTGTAGATGATACAGGAAGTGGAGTAGACAATGGACCCACTGTTGCTCCTGACACTGCTGTTCCTCCTACCTCCAAGCCCAATAAAGTCACCACAACGCCTAAAACAACCGCAGCACCACCACCAGTAACTCCCAAGGACAGTAATAAAGTCACATCTAAAGAGACAGCTACAACAACTGAAAAGGAGACTTCCACAGCTGCGAAAGAGACATCTGTTGTAACAAAAGAGATGACAAGTACAGATAAACAGTCCTCAACCACAGCCAAAGAGACAACAACTTCAGCCAAAGAAACCCTACAGACTACAGAGACAATGACAGCTGCTAAAGACCCTAAACCCACTCCTGAGGAAACTAAGCCCACACCCAAAGACCCCAAGCCTACACCTGAGAAGCCTAAGCCTACACCCAAAGATCCCAAGCCTACACCTGAGGAGCCTAAGCCTACACCCAAAGACCCCAAGCCTACACCTGAGGAGCCTAAGCCTACACCCAAAGATCCCAAGCCTACACCTGAGGAGCCTAAGCCTACACCCAAAGACCCCAAGCCTACACCTGAGGAGCCTAAGCCTACACCCAAAGATCCCAAGCCTACACCTGAGGAGCCTAAGCCTACACCTGAAGAACCTAAGCCCACACCCAAAGATCCTAAGCCTACACCTGAGGAGCCTAAACCTACAACTGACAAACCTAAGCCTACCCCCAAAGACCCCAAGACTACACCCGAGGAGCCTAAGCCTACACCCAAAGACCCCAAGCCTACACCTGAGGAGCCTAAGCCTACACCTGAAGAACCTAAGCCCACACCCAAAGATCCTAAGCCTACACCTGAGGAGCCTAAAACTACAACTGACAAACCTAAGCCTACCCCCAAAGACCCCAAGCCTATACCTGAGGAGCCTAAGCCTACACCCAAAGACCCCAAGCCTACAACTGAGGAGCCTAAACCTACACCTGAGGAGCCCAAGCCTACACCCAAAGACCCCAAGCCTACAACTGAGGAGCCTAAACCTACACCTGAGGAGCCTAAGCCTACACCCAAAGACCCCAAGCCTACACCTGAGAAGCCTAAGCCTACACCTGAAGAACCTAAGCCCACACCCAAAGATCCTAAGCCTACACCTGAGGAGCCTAAGCCTACACCCAAAGACCCCAAGCCTACACCTGGGGAGCCTAAGCCTACACCTGAAGAACCTAAGCCAACATCCAAAGACCCCAAGCCTACACCTGAGGACCCTGAGCCTACACCCAAAGACCCTGCAACTTCCCCCAAAGACACAACTTCTGTTCCTACTACACCTGAAGTGACTACAGTTGCTAAGGATAAAGTAACAGAAAATGATAAACCTACTACTCCAAAAATTACAACTGCTACACCTAAAGTAATAAGTACAACCACTAAAGTGACAACAAGGACAGTCAGTTCACCAAAAGTGACAACTAAAGTGACAACTACTACAGCTAAAGCAACAACTACTGCCACCAAAATGACAACTACTACCGCTAAAGAGACAACTTCAACAGCCAAAGAAACAACTGCTACATCAAATGATAAAACTACCACCCCTAAAGCTACAACTCCTACACCTAAAAAGCCAACTCCTAAGGCAACGCCTGCCCCTAAAGTGACATCTACCACAACAAAAGAGACAACTACAACCAAAGAAACAACTGCTGTACCAGATGAGACTACTACTCCTAAAATGACACCTCCTACACCTAAAAAGCCAACTCCTAAAGCAACAACTACTTCCACCAAAGtgacaactactactactaaagaGACAACTACAACAGCCAAAGAAACAACTGCTACATCAAATGATAAAACTACCACCCCTAAAGCAACAACTCCCACACCTAAAAAGCCAACTCCTAAGGCAACGCCTGCCCCTAAAGTAACATCTACCACCACAAAagagacaacaacaacaaccaaagaAACAACTGCTGTACCAGATGAGACTACTCCTGCCTTAAAAGAGACTTCTAAGCCTAAAGTGACAACTCCTAGACCTATGAAGACAACCACTACAACAAAAGAAACAACTACGAAAGATAAGGAAACAACTGTTGTAACAAAGGACAGAACTACTCCCATGGTTCCAACTCCTGTCCCTAAAGTGACAAACAAGAAGACTACACCTGCACCCAAGAAACCAGTAACTACACCTAAAATCATAACTACAAGTGAAGAAATGACCACCTTAGAGACATCAACATTAACTGAACTGAACCCTACAGCTATCCTTCAAACCACTCCTGGGTCCAACAGAAGACCAAATTCAGAAACAATAAACTCTTTTGCTATACCAGAAGTCACCCCAAAGAATGAgggtttaaatatttttgagcagGAGTCTTATGTGAATCCTAGACCACCTGTGTTTATTCCAATAGGTATCCCAGGTTCTAGCACC
It includes:
- the PRG4 gene encoding proteoglycan 4 isoform X1, which gives rise to MEWKMLPVHLLVFFLFLIQVSSQDLPSCAGRCGEGYSRDAACNCDYNCQYYMECCPDYKKVCTVELSCKGRCFESFARGRECDCDPDCKNYGKCCPDYEDFCEEIHNPTTPRPPPKIQRPSPEAPQTIKSTTKRSPKPPKKKTSNKVVESEEITEEHSVSENQESSSSSSSSSSSTVRKTKSSKNSAANTTAKKKPKAKDSKKKRTPKEKPTPAPPVVDDTGSGVDNGPTVAPDTAVPPTSKPNKVTTTPKTTAAPPPVTPKDSNKVTSKETATTTEKETSTAAKETSVVTKEMTSTDKQSSTTAKETTTSAKETLQTTETMTAAKDPKPTPEETKPTPKDPKPTPEKPKPTPKDPKPTPEEPKPTPKDPKPTPEEPKPTPKDPKPTPEEPKPTPKDPKPTPEEPKPTPKDPKPTPEEPKPTPEEPKPTPKDPKPTPEEPKPTTDKPKPTPKDPKTTPEEPKPTPKDPKPTPEEPKPTPEEPKPTPKDPKPTPEEPKTTTDKPKPTPKDPKPIPEEPKPTPKDPKPTTEEPKPTPEEPKPTPKDPKPTTEEPKPTPEEPKPTPKDPKPTPEKPKPTPEEPKPTPKDPKPTPEEPKPTPKDPKPTPGEPKPTPEEPKPTSKDPKPTPEDPEPTPKDPATSPKDTTSVPTTPEVTTVAKDKVTENDKPTTPKITTATPKVISTTTKVTTRTVSSPKVTTKVTTTTAKATTTATKMTTTTAKETTSTAKETTATSNDKTTTPKATTPTPKKPTPKATPAPKVTSTTTKETTTTKETTAVPDETTTPKMTPPTPKKPTPKATTTSTKVTTTTTKETTTTAKETTATSNDKTTTPKATTPTPKKPTPKATPAPKVTSTTTKETTTTTKETTAVPDETTPALKETSKPKVTTPRPMKTTTTTKETTTKDKETTVVTKDRTTPMVPTPVPKVTNKKTTPAPKKPVTTPKIITTSEEMTTLETSTLTELNPTAILQTTPGSNRRPNSETINSFAIPEVTPKNEGLNIFEQESYVNPRPPVFIPIGIPGSSTYVGRPSQGISNVPMISDETNLCNGKPIDGLTTLRNGTLVAFRGHYFWMLNPFTPPSPPQRITAVWGIPSPIDTVFTRCNCDGKTFFFKDSQYWRFTNDVRDPGYPKPIVKGFGGLNGKIVAALSVAKYKNRPESVYFFKRGGTVQQYTYQQEPTKKCSARRPTMNYSVYGEPVQVRRRRYERAIIPSQTHTIRINYLPVRVTYQKGFLHNEFKVNSVWRGLPSMITSAIALPNIRKPDGYDYYAFSKDRYYNIDVPTRTANLITTRSGQTLSNVWYKCP
- the PRG4 gene encoding proteoglycan 4 isoform X2 gives rise to the protein MEWKMLPVHLLVFFLFLIQVSSQELSCKGRCFESFARGRECDCDPDCKNYGKCCPDYEDFCEEIHNPTTPRPPPKIQRPSPEAPQTIKSTTKRSPKPPKKKTSNKVVESEEITEEHSVSENQESSSSSSSSSSSTVRKTKSSKNSAANTTAKKKPKAKDSKKKRTPKEKPTPAPPVVDDTGSGVDNGPTVAPDTAVPPTSKPNKVTTTPKTTAAPPPVTPKDSNKVTSKETATTTEKETSTAAKETSVVTKEMTSTDKQSSTTAKETTTSAKETLQTTETMTAAKDPKPTPEETKPTPKDPKPTPEKPKPTPKDPKPTPEEPKPTPKDPKPTPEEPKPTPKDPKPTPEEPKPTPKDPKPTPEEPKPTPKDPKPTPEEPKPTPEEPKPTPKDPKPTPEEPKPTTDKPKPTPKDPKTTPEEPKPTPKDPKPTPEEPKPTPEEPKPTPKDPKPTPEEPKTTTDKPKPTPKDPKPIPEEPKPTPKDPKPTTEEPKPTPEEPKPTPKDPKPTTEEPKPTPEEPKPTPKDPKPTPEKPKPTPEEPKPTPKDPKPTPEEPKPTPKDPKPTPGEPKPTPEEPKPTSKDPKPTPEDPEPTPKDPATSPKDTTSVPTTPEVTTVAKDKVTENDKPTTPKITTATPKVISTTTKVTTRTVSSPKVTTKVTTTTAKATTTATKMTTTTAKETTSTAKETTATSNDKTTTPKATTPTPKKPTPKATPAPKVTSTTTKETTTTKETTAVPDETTTPKMTPPTPKKPTPKATTTSTKVTTTTTKETTTTAKETTATSNDKTTTPKATTPTPKKPTPKATPAPKVTSTTTKETTTTTKETTAVPDETTPALKETSKPKVTTPRPMKTTTTTKETTTKDKETTVVTKDRTTPMVPTPVPKVTNKKTTPAPKKPVTTPKIITTSEEMTTLETSTLTELNPTAILQTTPGSNRRPNSETINSFAIPEVTPKNEGLNIFEQESYVNPRPPVFIPIGIPGSSTYVGRPSQGISNVPMISDETNLCNGKPIDGLTTLRNGTLVAFRGHYFWMLNPFTPPSPPQRITAVWGIPSPIDTVFTRCNCDGKTFFFKDSQYWRFTNDVRDPGYPKPIVKGFGGLNGKIVAALSVAKYKNRPESVYFFKRGGTVQQYTYQQEPTKKCSARRPTMNYSVYGEPVQVRRRRYERAIIPSQTHTIRINYLPVRVTYQKGFLHNEFKVNSVWRGLPSMITSAIALPNIRKPDGYDYYAFSKDRYYNIDVPTRTANLITTRSGQTLSNVWYKCP